The following proteins are co-located in the Colletotrichum lupini chromosome 4, complete sequence genome:
- a CDS encoding norsolorinic acid reductase — protein MHLTTYVFHKAPHVSPIVGGRKVDYIRIRIEALSLWLAREDLDDIETAYPFDICFPYNLLSGYDKRGASGLQDIWTANICGIFDHFVVFEANKSDYIIFVIEGLRKPAYLIYLILWET, from the exons ATGCACTTGACGA CATACGTCTTCCATAAGGCACCCCATGTTTCTCCCATCGTGGGCGGTCGAAAAGTCGATTACATTAGGATTCGCATCGAGGCCCTAAGTCTATGGCTGGCGAGAGAGGACCTTGATGACATCGAAACTGCATATCCTTTCGACATCTGTTTTCCGTACAACCTTTTGAGCGGGTATGACAAACGTGGCGCGAGTGGACTACAGGATATTTGGACTGCCAATATTTGCGGGATCTTTGATCAT TTTGTAGTCTTCGAGGCAAACAAGTCCGATTACATCATCTTCGTCATCGAGGGCCTGAGAAAGCCCGCGTATCTCATATACTTGATACTCTGGGAAACATAG